A part of Lacinutrix sp. 5H-3-7-4 genomic DNA contains:
- a CDS encoding AraC family transcriptional regulator yields the protein MPIENIPEIYFDTPNKSKDIFVYDFKMTNDVVKSKVNLSMNMFSFLQVGKKQVHFANTSKAVNSEQSLLLKKGNWLWTELLDTEAIYYCKLFFFSEKKLTNFLSKYTKDVKPYQEKVPYFVIENDDYIASFISSLSSKTFENSAYCDAMLSLKFEEILLYLLDKYGNEFEHYLHALISKEVSPFKNIVEDHIHSNLKLEEIAFLCNMSLSTFKRHFTAEYKEAPGKWLKDKRLQKAKELLQGGDLKASDIYLDVGYNNLSNFSVAFKNKFGISPTEI from the coding sequence ATGCCCATAGAAAACATACCTGAAATTTACTTTGATACTCCAAACAAAAGTAAAGACATTTTTGTGTACGATTTTAAAATGACAAACGATGTTGTAAAAAGCAAGGTAAATTTAAGCATGAATATGTTTAGCTTTCTTCAAGTAGGAAAAAAGCAAGTGCATTTTGCTAATACCTCTAAAGCAGTTAATAGCGAACAGTCTTTACTATTAAAAAAAGGAAACTGGCTTTGGACAGAGTTGCTAGATACTGAAGCTATTTACTATTGTAAACTTTTCTTTTTTTCTGAAAAAAAACTTACCAATTTTTTAAGCAAATACACCAAAGACGTTAAGCCATATCAAGAAAAAGTGCCTTATTTTGTGATTGAAAACGACGATTATATTGCATCTTTTATAAGCTCATTATCGTCAAAAACATTTGAAAACAGTGCTTATTGTGATGCTATGTTATCGCTTAAATTTGAAGAAATATTACTGTATTTACTAGATAAATATGGTAATGAATTTGAGCATTACTTACACGCATTAATATCTAAAGAAGTTTCTCCTTTTAAAAACATTGTAGAAGATCACATACATTCTAATTTAAAGTTAGAAGAAATTGCCTTTTTATGCAATATGAGTTTGTCTACTTTTAAAAGGCATTTTACTGCCGAGTATAAAGAGGCTCCAGGAAAATGGTTAAAAGACAAACGACTACAAAAGGCAAAAGAACTTTTACAAGGAGGCGATTTAAAAGCTTCAGATATCTATTTAGACGTCGGTTACAACAACCTATCTAACTTTAGTGTGGCCTTTAAAAACAAGTTCGGAATTAGTCCAACAGAAATATAA
- a CDS encoding ankyrin repeat domain-containing protein produces MDNIDKVFNSIRNKDNATLNALLTENPKLAEAKDQRGFTPLILATYFDNEAATKTLVKHNAPINDKDASGNTALIGVSFKGNVEFATFLIENGANLNEVNNNGTTALAFATQYDKVEVVKLLLQHGADTTIKDNVGKTALDYAEAKGFNEIVALLK; encoded by the coding sequence ATGGATAATATAGATAAAGTATTTAATAGTATTAGAAATAAAGATAACGCAACATTAAATGCACTTTTAACCGAAAATCCAAAATTAGCAGAAGCTAAAGATCAACGCGGTTTTACACCATTAATATTGGCAACGTATTTTGATAATGAGGCAGCGACCAAAACTTTGGTAAAACACAATGCTCCAATAAACGATAAAGATGCTTCTGGAAATACAGCTTTAATAGGTGTGAGTTTTAAAGGAAATGTTGAATTTGCAACATTTTTAATTGAAAACGGAGCTAATTTAAATGAAGTAAATAATAATGGAACCACTGCACTGGCTTTTGCTACGCAATATGATAAAGTAGAGGTTGTAAAATTATTACTACAGCATGGAGCAGATACAACTATAAAAGATAATGTAGGAAAAACAGCTTTAGATTATGCTGAAGCAAAAGGCTTTAATGAGATTGTTGCGCTTTTAAAGTAA
- a CDS encoding alpha/beta fold hydrolase: MKKLLALFLVVITIQLTTAQTNNLQWLDIQLSNYSYPFPVSTLELNIQNQTLEMAYMDVKPDNYNGKNILLFHGKNFNGAYWKTTIEALTKAGYRVIVPDQIGFGKSSKPEHFHYTFQQLAQNTKTLLDSLNVSKTSVLGHSMGGMLATRFALMYPKTTDKFILENPIGLEDWKLKVPYKPVTWWYANELKKSYEGIRKYQLVNYYDNKWKPEYDQWVNLLAGWTLNSSYKTIAWNNALTYDMIFTQPVVYEFKNITAPTLLIIGTRDRTALGKPLVSEDVRKTMGLYSQLGKTTQKAIPNAKLVEIENVGHLPHIEQFDSFIKPLLAFLK, translated from the coding sequence CCACTGCACAAACAAATAATTTACAATGGTTAGATATACAATTATCTAATTACAGCTATCCTTTTCCGGTTTCAACACTAGAATTAAACATACAAAACCAAACGCTAGAAATGGCATATATGGATGTTAAACCAGATAATTACAATGGTAAAAACATATTGCTTTTTCATGGTAAAAATTTTAATGGTGCGTATTGGAAAACCACAATAGAAGCTTTAACTAAAGCAGGTTATCGCGTTATTGTACCAGACCAAATAGGTTTCGGTAAATCTAGCAAACCAGAACATTTTCATTATACATTTCAACAATTAGCGCAAAACACAAAAACGTTATTAGATAGTTTAAACGTGAGTAAAACTTCGGTTTTAGGACATTCTATGGGTGGAATGTTAGCTACAAGATTTGCACTAATGTATCCAAAAACTACGGATAAATTTATTTTAGAAAACCCAATTGGTTTAGAAGATTGGAAACTAAAAGTACCTTACAAACCTGTAACTTGGTGGTATGCTAATGAGCTTAAAAAAAGCTACGAAGGCATTAGAAAATACCAACTAGTAAATTATTACGATAATAAATGGAAACCAGAATACGACCAATGGGTAAATTTACTAGCAGGTTGGACGCTTAATTCAAGTTACAAAACTATTGCTTGGAACAATGCATTAACCTACGATATGATTTTTACACAACCTGTCGTGTACGAGTTTAAAAACATTACAGCGCCTACCCTTTTAATTATTGGTACCAGAGATCGTACCGCTTTAGGAAAACCATTAGTGAGTGAAGACGTTAGAAAAACAATGGGTTTATACAGCCAATTAGGTAAAACAACACAAAAAGCCATACCAAATGCCAAACTTGTAGAAATTGAAAATGTGGGCCATTTACCACACATTGAACAGTTTGATAGTTTTATAAAGCCTTTATTAGCATTTTTAAAATAA
- a CDS encoding aldehyde dehydrogenase family protein yields the protein MANVTKPEFKERYGNFIGGKFVDPIKGQYFENRSPVDGKVFTQAARSTQEDIDLALDAAHEAFPAWSNASATERSNALLKIAQVMEDNLEYLATLETIDNGKPIREARAADIPYCIDHFRYFAGVIRADEGSISEHDKDTVSIVLHEPVGVVGEIIPWNFPMLMLAWKIAPALAAGCTAVVKPAEQTPTSVMALMELIGDILPAGVLNIVTGFGKEAGAALATSKRIAKLSFTGSTETGRTVLHNAAENIIPVTMELGGKSPNIFFPSVADKDDEFFSKAIEGALMFALNQGEICTSPSRILVHEDIADRFVEKMQERLKLVKPGNPLDPETMIGSQVSKAQYEKILNYIKIGIEEGAAVLAGGDAGNYEGELADGYYVQPTVLKGDNKMRVFQEEIFGPVVALTTFKTTEEAIAIANDTPYGLGAGVWSRDAHELYQVPRAIQAGRVWVNQYNTYPAHAPFGGVKESGFGRENHKMALDHYRVVKNMLISYDKKPMGFF from the coding sequence ATGGCAAATGTAACAAAACCCGAATTTAAAGAAAGATATGGAAACTTTATTGGAGGAAAATTTGTTGACCCAATTAAAGGTCAATATTTTGAAAACAGATCTCCAGTAGACGGAAAAGTATTTACACAAGCAGCAAGATCTACACAAGAAGATATAGACCTAGCATTAGATGCAGCACACGAGGCTTTCCCAGCGTGGAGCAACGCATCTGCAACAGAACGTAGTAACGCGTTATTAAAAATTGCTCAGGTTATGGAAGATAACTTAGAGTATTTAGCGACCTTAGAAACTATTGATAATGGTAAGCCAATTCGTGAAGCACGCGCAGCAGATATTCCTTACTGTATAGATCACTTCCGTTATTTTGCAGGAGTTATTCGTGCAGATGAAGGGAGTATTTCTGAACACGATAAAGATACTGTTAGTATTGTATTACACGAACCAGTTGGTGTTGTTGGTGAAATTATTCCTTGGAATTTTCCAATGTTAATGTTAGCCTGGAAAATTGCTCCGGCTTTAGCAGCAGGTTGTACAGCGGTTGTAAAACCAGCAGAACAAACACCTACAAGTGTAATGGCATTAATGGAACTAATTGGTGATATTTTACCAGCAGGTGTATTAAATATTGTTACTGGTTTTGGTAAAGAAGCTGGTGCAGCATTAGCAACATCTAAAAGAATAGCAAAATTATCATTTACTGGTTCTACAGAAACAGGACGTACTGTATTGCACAATGCAGCAGAAAATATTATTCCTGTAACTATGGAATTAGGTGGAAAATCTCCTAACATTTTCTTCCCATCGGTAGCAGATAAAGATGATGAATTCTTTAGTAAAGCTATAGAAGGTGCATTAATGTTTGCCTTAAATCAAGGTGAAATTTGTACTTCTCCATCTCGTATTTTAGTACACGAAGATATTGCAGATCGTTTTGTAGAAAAAATGCAAGAACGCTTAAAATTAGTAAAACCAGGAAACCCATTAGATCCAGAAACAATGATTGGATCTCAGGTATCTAAAGCACAATACGAAAAAATATTAAACTATATTAAAATTGGTATTGAAGAAGGTGCAGCGGTGTTAGCTGGTGGTGATGCTGGTAATTATGAAGGTGAATTAGCCGACGGTTACTACGTACAACCAACTGTTTTAAAAGGAGACAACAAAATGCGTGTGTTCCAAGAAGAAATTTTTGGACCTGTTGTAGCATTAACAACCTTTAAAACTACTGAAGAAGCTATTGCTATTGCAAACGACACACCTTACGGTTTAGGTGCTGGTGTGTGGTCTCGTGATGCTCACGAATTATACCAAGTACCACGTGCTATACAAGCAGGTAGAGTTTGGGTAAACCAATACAATACCTATCCTGCACACGCTCCTTTTGGTGGTGTTAAAGAGTCTGGATTTGGTCGTGAAAACCACAAAATGGCATTAGACCATTACCGTGTTGTAAAAAACATGTTAATCTCTTACGACAAAAAACCAATGGGCTTCTTTTAA
- a CDS encoding polysaccharide lyase family 7 protein, which produces MIMIKKQRNLLLGLSLLGIVLLNSCKNEVKATNNEVKIVEKDTTKAMYANAVIPFFDDWKLILGDGSNAGIANDFENKDYFYTTNDGATNWVVFKTPNGGDTHGTSNNTRTELAQIKKWYPKTANDKLSATLKVMNVSATGDARVAATHAVVVGQIHSADAFENEPLKIFYKKYPGHKKGSVFWHYEINTAGSDNSKRWDYSSAVWGDDFSVVGSGANTYPEEPKDGIALGEEFSYEIEVKDGIMNLTFTSEGHETKTFSKNLIKSEYTTVADIPEQTKKLFFPIGQDGVEREGAYTGEGCFFKLGAYNQTNGKSPEENKNWCSGAETHDGDLSKQYEDGNYAEVWFKTASIQVSEAAVSNEGYFTKND; this is translated from the coding sequence ATGATAATGATTAAAAAACAACGTAACCTACTATTAGGTTTAAGCCTTTTAGGTATTGTATTACTAAACAGTTGTAAAAACGAAGTAAAAGCCACTAATAATGAAGTTAAAATAGTAGAAAAAGATACTACAAAAGCCATGTATGCCAATGCAGTTATTCCTTTTTTTGATGATTGGAAATTAATTTTAGGTGATGGATCTAATGCAGGAATTGCGAATGATTTTGAAAACAAAGACTATTTCTATACTACCAATGATGGCGCAACCAATTGGGTAGTATTCAAAACACCAAATGGTGGTGACACTCATGGAACATCAAACAATACCAGAACCGAATTAGCACAAATAAAAAAATGGTATCCAAAAACAGCCAACGATAAATTGTCTGCAACTTTAAAAGTAATGAATGTTTCTGCAACTGGAGATGCTCGAGTAGCTGCAACACATGCTGTAGTAGTTGGACAAATACACAGTGCTGATGCTTTTGAAAATGAGCCTTTAAAGATTTTTTACAAAAAATATCCAGGACATAAAAAAGGCTCTGTTTTCTGGCATTATGAAATTAATACTGCTGGTAGTGATAATTCAAAACGTTGGGATTACTCTTCGGCTGTTTGGGGAGATGACTTCTCAGTAGTAGGTAGCGGTGCCAATACGTATCCAGAAGAGCCAAAAGATGGCATTGCTTTAGGTGAAGAATTTAGTTATGAAATTGAAGTAAAAGATGGCATTATGAATTTAACTTTTACAAGCGAAGGACATGAAACTAAAACATTTTCTAAAAATTTAATAAAATCTGAATACACAACAGTAGCAGATATCCCTGAACAAACTAAAAAACTATTTTTTCCAATAGGTCAAGATGGTGTTGAGCGTGAAGGAGCTTATACTGGCGAAGGTTGCTTTTTTAAGCTTGGCGCCTATAACCAAACCAATGGAAAATCTCCTGAAGAGAATAAAAATTGGTGTTCTGGTGCAGAAACTCACGATGGCGATTTAAGTAAACAATATGAAGATGGCAACTATGCCGAAGTTTGGTTTAAAACAGCAAGTATACAAGTAAGTGAAGCTGCTGTTTCTAACGAAGGTTATTTTACCAAAAATGATTAA
- a CDS encoding NAD(P)H-dependent oxidoreductase, with amino-acid sequence MKNIFIINGGHPFAHSGGRFNETLYQTTISHFEALDGFEVKHTQVGDNYDAAEEVEKFKWADIIIYHTPIWWFQIPFGFKKYIDEVFTEGHQNGIYSSDGRSRSNPNINYGTGGLMHGKQYILTTSWNAPKTAFTLEDEFFDQKSVDEGAMFGFHKMNAFTGMTCLATHHFHDMEKNADVPLELENYSAFLKTVL; translated from the coding sequence ATGAAAAACATATTTATAATTAATGGCGGTCATCCTTTTGCACATTCCGGAGGAAGATTTAACGAAACCTTATACCAAACAACAATATCGCATTTTGAAGCTTTAGATGGATTTGAAGTTAAGCATACGCAAGTTGGAGACAATTATGATGCAGCTGAAGAAGTAGAAAAGTTTAAATGGGCAGATATTATTATTTACCATACACCAATTTGGTGGTTTCAAATTCCGTTTGGTTTTAAAAAATATATAGATGAAGTCTTTACAGAAGGCCATCAAAATGGTATCTACAGTAGTGATGGTAGAAGTAGATCTAATCCAAATATTAATTACGGAACTGGTGGATTAATGCATGGTAAACAGTATATTTTAACTACAAGTTGGAATGCTCCAAAAACTGCATTTACTTTAGAAGATGAATTTTTTGACCAAAAAAGTGTGGACGAAGGTGCTATGTTCGGTTTTCATAAAATGAATGCTTTTACAGGAATGACCTGTTTAGCTACGCATCATTTTCATGACATGGAAAAAAATGCAGATGTACCTTTAGAGTTAGAAAATTATAGTGCTTTTTTGAAAACAGTACTTTAA
- a CDS encoding LysR family transcriptional regulator translates to MVNLEWYRTFKEIYENGTLTKASVALYASQPGVSVHLNALEAYVGKKLFERTSRKMIPTEEGKFLYEYIIESINTLEIAEQHFKKTTQDKKPSLNIGMCSEMFQLIVEPEIAKLEFDLVARFGDHTHLIKDLNNGILDLVITPKVQNEKKSLVEYTAFSKERIVLIAGNKTDTSSIEKLIKTKDYKALENQLQQNTWYSASNEMEHFRRFWFENFNKKPAFKPNYILPNITSIIRCLANESGLALVPDFLCNAAVENKTIKRIWDGKVNTENTLYFASRTDLKYKKELQTLQDIFKTKM, encoded by the coding sequence ATGGTGAATTTAGAATGGTATAGAACCTTTAAAGAAATCTACGAAAATGGTACACTTACCAAAGCATCTGTTGCTCTATACGCTTCGCAACCTGGTGTTAGTGTACATTTAAATGCCTTGGAAGCCTATGTTGGAAAAAAACTATTTGAGCGTACATCAAGAAAAATGATTCCTACCGAAGAAGGTAAATTTTTATATGAATATATAATTGAATCTATCAATACCTTAGAAATTGCCGAACAGCATTTTAAAAAAACGACACAAGACAAAAAACCGTCCTTAAATATTGGTATGTGTTCTGAAATGTTTCAGCTTATTGTGGAACCTGAAATTGCTAAACTAGAGTTCGATTTGGTCGCTAGGTTTGGCGATCATACGCATTTAATTAAAGATCTAAACAATGGTATTTTAGATTTGGTTATCACTCCTAAAGTGCAGAATGAAAAAAAATCGTTGGTAGAATATACTGCTTTTTCTAAAGAACGGATTGTGCTTATTGCAGGTAATAAAACAGATACTTCTTCAATAGAAAAGCTTATTAAAACGAAAGACTACAAAGCGTTAGAAAACCAATTACAACAAAACACATGGTATAGCGCATCTAACGAAATGGAACATTTTAGACGTTTTTGGTTTGAGAATTTCAATAAAAAACCAGCCTTTAAACCCAATTATATTTTACCAAACATTACTTCTATTATTCGATGTTTGGCTAATGAAAGTGGATTGGCTTTAGTGCCAGATTTTTTATGTAATGCTGCTGTAGAAAATAAAACAATTAAACGTATTTGGGATGGAAAAGTAAACACCGAAAACACCTTATATTTTGCTTCTAGAACCGATTTAAAATATAAAAAAGAGTTACAGACACTTCAGGATATTTTTAAAACAAAAATGTAA